In Gammaproteobacteria bacterium, one DNA window encodes the following:
- a CDS encoding aspartate-semialdehyde dehydrogenase, whose product MRERYDVAVVGATGLVGETMLAVLAEREFPVGEVHALASERSAGNQVDFAGRKLTVENLADFDFSSVQIALFSAGGSVSGQYAPKAAAAGCVVIDNTSQFRYDDDVPLVVPEVNAHRIGDYRARGIIANPNCSTIQMVVALKPIHDAVGIRRINVATYQAISGAGRSALEEMVRQTTTLLNGRPLEMRSKAKQIAFNALPHIDEFQENGYTREEMKMVWETRKILEDDSIEVNATAVRIPVFYGHSEAVHLETEKKITAREARDLLREAPGITLLDERATGGYPTAVTEASGTDAVYVGRVREDLSHPSGIDLWIVSDNIRKGAATNSVQIAEILAKNHL is encoded by the coding sequence ATGAGAGAGCGATACGACGTCGCCGTCGTCGGCGCGACAGGCCTCGTCGGAGAGACGATGCTCGCCGTGCTCGCCGAGCGGGAATTCCCCGTGGGCGAGGTGCACGCGCTCGCGAGCGAGCGCTCCGCCGGCAACCAGGTCGACTTCGCCGGGCGCAAGCTCACCGTGGAGAACCTCGCCGACTTCGACTTCTCGAGCGTGCAGATCGCGCTGTTCTCGGCGGGCGGCTCCGTTTCCGGTCAGTACGCGCCAAAAGCAGCCGCCGCAGGCTGTGTCGTCATCGACAACACCTCGCAGTTCCGCTACGACGACGACGTGCCGCTGGTCGTGCCGGAAGTGAACGCCCATCGCATCGGCGACTACCGCGCGCGCGGCATCATCGCAAATCCGAACTGCTCGACGATCCAGATGGTGGTCGCGCTGAAGCCGATCCACGATGCCGTGGGTATCCGCCGTATCAACGTGGCGACTTACCAGGCGATATCCGGTGCCGGGCGGAGCGCGCTCGAGGAAATGGTGCGGCAGACGACGACGCTCCTGAACGGGCGTCCGCTCGAGATGCGGAGCAAGGCGAAGCAGATTGCTTTCAATGCACTGCCGCACATTGACGAGTTCCAGGAGAACGGTTATACGCGGGAAGAAATGAAGATGGTGTGGGAGACGCGCAAGATCCTGGAAGACGACAGCATTGAGGTGAACGCGACCGCCGTCAGGATTCCCGTGTTCTACGGCCACTCCGAAGCCGTGCACCTCGAGACGGAGAAGAAGATCACCGCTCGCGAGGCCCGCGACCTGCTGCGCGAGGCGCCCGGCATCACGCTGCTCGACGAGCGTGCGACCGGCGGCTATCCCACGGCGGTCACGGAAGCCTCCGGCACGGACGCCGTGTACGTCGGGCGCGTGCGCGAGGACCTGAGTCACCCGTCGGGCATCGATCTCTGGATCGTGTCCGACAACATTCGTAAAGGCGCTGCGACAAACAGCGTCCAAATCGCTGAAATATTGGCGAAAAACCATTTATAA
- the aroC gene encoding chorismate synthase — MSGNTFGVLFTVTTFGESHGPAMGCVVDGCPPGLALAEADIQADLDRRRPGRSRHTTERQEADRVRILSGVFDGQTTGTPIGLVIENTDQRSGDYSAIKDKFRPGHADYTYQQKYGIRDHRGGGRSSARETSMRVAAGAIARKYLRERLGVEIRGYLSQLGPIPLAATDLAAVDGNPFFCAEPAKLPELEAFIDRLREEGDSIGAKITIVARNVPVGLGEPVFDKLEADLAKGLMSINAVKGVELGAGFAAVAQRGSEHRDEMGAAGFEKNDAGGTLGGISSGQDILASIALKPTSSIRAPGKTIDVRGQETEIVTTGRHDPCVGLRATPIAEAMVALVLMDHYLRHRGQNADVVARM; from the coding sequence ATGTCGGGTAACACCTTCGGAGTTCTCTTCACCGTCACGACCTTCGGCGAGAGCCACGGGCCCGCCATGGGCTGCGTCGTCGACGGCTGCCCGCCGGGGCTCGCGCTCGCCGAAGCGGACATCCAGGCGGACCTCGACCGGCGGCGTCCCGGGCGCTCGCGGCACACGACCGAGCGCCAGGAAGCCGACCGCGTGCGCATCCTGTCGGGGGTTTTCGATGGGCAGACGACCGGCACGCCGATCGGCCTCGTGATCGAGAACACCGACCAGCGCTCCGGCGATTACTCCGCCATCAAGGACAAGTTCCGGCCGGGCCACGCCGATTACACCTACCAGCAGAAGTACGGCATCCGCGATCACCGCGGCGGCGGCCGCTCGTCGGCGCGTGAGACCTCGATGCGCGTCGCGGCGGGCGCGATCGCGCGCAAGTACCTGCGCGAGCGGCTCGGTGTCGAGATCCGCGGGTATCTTTCGCAGCTCGGGCCCATCCCGCTGGCCGCGACCGACCTCGCTGCCGTGGACGGCAATCCCTTCTTCTGCGCGGAACCGGCGAAGCTGCCCGAGCTCGAGGCCTTCATCGACCGCCTGCGCGAGGAGGGCGACTCGATCGGTGCGAAGATCACCATCGTGGCGCGCAACGTTCCGGTGGGTCTCGGCGAGCCCGTGTTCGACAAGCTCGAGGCCGACCTGGCCAAGGGCCTCATGAGCATCAACGCGGTGAAAGGCGTCGAGCTCGGCGCCGGGTTCGCGGCCGTCGCCCAGCGCGGCAGCGAGCACCGCGACGAGATGGGCGCAGCCGGGTTCGAGAAGAACGATGCCGGCGGTACGCTGGGTGGGATCTCGTCCGGCCAGGACATCCTCGCGAGCATCGCGTTGAAGCCCACGTCGTCCATCCGCGCCCCCGGCAAGACGATCGACGTGCGCGGGCAGGAAACCGAGATCGTGACCACCGGGCGCCACGACCCCTGCGTCGGCCTGCGCGCGACGCCGATCGCCGAGGCGATGGTGGCGCTGGTGCTCATGGATCATTACCTGAGGCACCGGGGGCAGAATGCGGACGTCGTAGCGCGGATGTGA
- the prmB gene encoding 50S ribosomal protein L3 N(5)-glutamine methyltransferase, with translation MSEHRHSAAPSTVGDYVRDAAARFDAAGLVFGHGTENAVDEAAYLVFAALDLSHDDAPAVYARPLAPEERKRLDALVARRIDERIPVAYLVGRAWFAGHELCVDPRVLVPRSPLAEPISRRFAPWLDARRVRRALDLGTGSGCIAIALAHAFPQAVVDAVDIDEGALEVAAANVARHGLGERVRLLRSDFFDALRREDPPPRYDLIVANPPYVDAAEVAALPPEYRHEPVLGLAAGRAGLDAIVPILREAGAFLAAGGILVAEVGASRPALERRFPRVPFTWLELEHGGGGVFLLTGGELAASF, from the coding sequence ATGTCCGAGCACCGCCATTCCGCCGCCCCGTCCACGGTCGGGGATTACGTCCGCGACGCCGCGGCGCGCTTCGACGCCGCGGGGCTGGTGTTCGGTCACGGGACGGAGAATGCGGTGGACGAGGCGGCATACCTCGTATTCGCGGCGCTCGACCTGTCGCACGACGATGCCCCCGCGGTGTACGCCCGGCCGCTTGCGCCGGAGGAGCGGAAGAGGCTCGATGCGCTGGTCGCCCGGCGGATCGACGAGCGCATTCCGGTCGCCTATCTCGTCGGGCGCGCCTGGTTCGCCGGGCACGAGCTCTGCGTCGATCCGCGGGTGCTGGTGCCGCGGTCGCCGCTCGCCGAGCCGATCTCGCGCCGCTTCGCGCCGTGGCTCGATGCCCGCCGGGTGCGCCGCGCGCTCGATCTCGGCACGGGCAGCGGCTGCATCGCGATCGCGCTCGCGCATGCCTTTCCGCAGGCCGTGGTCGACGCGGTCGACATCGACGAGGGCGCGCTCGAGGTCGCGGCCGCGAATGTCGCCCGCCACGGTCTCGGCGAACGCGTCCGGCTGCTGCGCTCCGACTTCTTCGACGCACTCCGCCGGGAGGACCCGCCGCCGCGCTACGACCTGATCGTCGCCAATCCGCCGTATGTCGACGCCGCCGAGGTCGCGGCGCTGCCGCCGGAGTATCGCCACGAGCCGGTGCTCGGCCTCGCCGCCGGCCGCGCGGGGCTCGACGCCATCGTGCCGATCCTGCGTGAGGCCGGAGCGTTCCTCGCCGCGGGCGGGATCCTCGTGGCGGAAGTCGGCGCGAGCCGCCCGGCGCTCGAGCGGCGCTTTCCGCGCGTGCCGTTCACCTGGCTCGAGCTCGAGCACGGCGGCGGCGGTGTGTTCCTGTTGACGGGCGGCGAGCTGGCCGCAAGCTTTTGA
- a CDS encoding SCO family protein, giving the protein MHKARPFVVLLLVALVLGGASWLAVRSLGKPERPEFATVLADPLPLPEFSLVDQSGAPFTRERLLGTTSLMFFGFTHCPDICPATLAELASARKQLRSREGAEARLPQIVFVSVDPERDTPEKLAAYVGHFGDGFVGVTGSEEQLRALAKPLGIWFEKEPLGEDYSVSHSAAVLFIDGKAELRALFGAPHRRDSFVHDVPLLVATR; this is encoded by the coding sequence ATGCACAAAGCCAGACCATTCGTCGTGCTGCTGCTCGTCGCCCTCGTGCTGGGCGGCGCGTCGTGGCTCGCGGTGCGCTCGCTCGGCAAGCCCGAGCGGCCGGAATTCGCGACCGTGCTCGCGGATCCCCTGCCGCTGCCGGAGTTCTCGCTCGTCGACCAGAGCGGCGCCCCATTCACGCGCGAGCGCCTGCTCGGCACCACCAGCCTCATGTTCTTCGGCTTCACCCATTGCCCGGACATCTGCCCCGCCACGCTGGCCGAGCTCGCGAGTGCCCGCAAGCAGCTCCGGTCGCGCGAAGGCGCGGAGGCGCGGCTGCCGCAGATCGTTTTCGTGAGCGTCGACCCGGAACGCGACACGCCGGAGAAGCTCGCGGCCTATGTCGGGCACTTCGGCGACGGGTTCGTGGGTGTGACCGGCAGCGAGGAGCAGCTGCGCGCGCTGGCGAAGCCGCTCGGCATCTGGTTCGAGAAGGAGCCGCTCGGCGAGGATTATTCGGTCAGTCACTCCGCCGCCGTGCTGTTCATCGACGGGAAAGCCGAGCTCCGGGCGCTGTTCGGCGCCCCGCATCGGAGGGATTCCTTCGTGCACGACGTCCCGCTGCTCGTGGCGACGCGGTGA
- a CDS encoding copper chaperone PCu(A)C has product MPGALLALVLAGCGADSGTGLTAGDVRILAPLPGQDTVVAYLTLTNRGDTPVGITGVTSPEFGSVEMHATIYSGDVARMVMLDELTVGADSSVELTTGGRHLMLMDPRVSLAPGDEVTLEFEYGADAPLRVSAPLEPRDLAD; this is encoded by the coding sequence GTGCCCGGGGCACTGCTTGCGCTCGTGCTCGCCGGTTGCGGTGCGGATTCGGGGACCGGCCTCACCGCCGGCGACGTGCGGATCCTCGCGCCCCTGCCGGGCCAGGACACGGTCGTCGCCTACCTTACGCTGACCAACAGGGGCGACACGCCCGTCGGGATCACCGGCGTGACGAGCCCCGAATTCGGCTCGGTGGAGATGCACGCGACGATATACAGCGGCGACGTCGCCCGCATGGTCATGCTCGACGAGCTGACTGTGGGAGCGGATTCGAGCGTCGAGCTCACGACCGGCGGCCGGCACTTGATGCTCATGGACCCTCGTGTCTCGCTCGCGCCGGGCGACGAGGTGACGCTGGAATTCGAGTACGGCGCGGACGCGCCGCTGCGCGTCAGCGCGCCGCTCGAGCCGCGCGATCTCGCCGACTGA
- the asd gene encoding archaetidylserine decarboxylase (Phosphatidylserine decarboxylase is synthesized as a single chain precursor. Generation of the pyruvoyl active site from a Ser is coupled to cleavage of a Gly-Ser bond between the larger (beta) and smaller (alpha chains). It is an integral membrane protein.), with the protein MGNPLTLLDTLAARAFLLLQRLLPKHLSTALVRGLAHVRARPLKNWLIRAFVKAYAVELEEIAQPVPDGFEHFNAFFTRALAEDARPVAAAPDAVVSPVDGITSAAGQVERGRLLQAKGLHYSLEDLLATDVGDAAAFENGAFATFYLAPYNYHRVHSPLAGELIAASYVPGALYSVNDWTVRLLPRLFVRNERVVLRLRTAVGPMIAVLVGALNVGSITTPWTGTVRPRKRGVVEPLAIDSAPAGVARGGLLGWFNMGSTVIVLLPPQACGWRDGLVPGTRVRMGERIGGLLQP; encoded by the coding sequence GTGGGCAACCCCCTGACGCTCCTCGACACGCTCGCCGCGCGGGCTTTTCTCCTGCTCCAGCGCCTGCTGCCGAAGCACCTCTCGACGGCGCTCGTGCGCGGACTCGCGCACGTGCGTGCGCGGCCGCTGAAGAACTGGCTGATTCGCGCTTTCGTGAAGGCGTACGCGGTCGAGCTCGAGGAGATCGCCCAGCCGGTGCCCGACGGCTTCGAGCACTTCAACGCGTTTTTCACCCGCGCGCTCGCGGAAGACGCCCGGCCGGTCGCTGCCGCGCCCGACGCCGTCGTCTCCCCGGTCGACGGCATCACGAGCGCGGCCGGACAGGTCGAGCGCGGGCGCCTGCTGCAGGCGAAAGGGCTGCACTACAGCCTCGAGGACCTGCTCGCGACGGACGTCGGGGATGCGGCGGCGTTCGAGAACGGCGCCTTCGCGACGTTCTATCTCGCGCCGTACAACTACCATCGTGTGCACAGCCCGCTCGCCGGGGAGCTGATCGCTGCGAGCTACGTACCGGGCGCTCTGTACAGCGTCAACGACTGGACGGTCCGCCTGCTGCCGCGGCTCTTCGTCCGCAACGAGCGCGTCGTCCTGCGCCTGCGCACGGCGGTCGGCCCGATGATCGCGGTGCTCGTCGGCGCGCTCAACGTGGGCAGCATCACGACGCCGTGGACCGGCACGGTGAGGCCGCGGAAGCGCGGTGTCGTCGAGCCTCTCGCCATCGACAGCGCGCCGGCGGGCGTCGCCAGGGGCGGCCTGCTCGGCTGGTTCAACATGGGCTCGACCGTCATCGTCCTGCTCCCGCCGCAGGCCTGCGGCTGGCGCGACGGGCTCGTGCCCGGCACCCGCGTGCGCATGGGCGAGCGCATCGGTGGCCTGTTGCAGCCGTGA
- the epmA gene encoding EF-P lysine aminoacylase EpmA encodes MSDWRPTCTVETARRRAALLAQARAHFAARGVLEVETPMLSPAAVTDPHIESVEARLELDRARPRWLRTSPEFAMKRLLAAGFPDIFEIGRVFRDGERGARHQPEFTLVEWYRHGFGLAEIVADTVAFVSALVPRRLLAREAEALDYREAFRRHAGLDPFAAPVSALAEAAGADRPLRDALGDHRDGWLDLVLATRVVPRFGKDRLTVLQHYPATQAALARLCPQDAARADRFEVFFGELELANGFVELADAAEQAARFAADQARRRAAGLPLRPVDARLLAALAAGLPPCAGVAVGFDRLAMIGEMTEDIRRVQTFAFEDPA; translated from the coding sequence GTGAGCGACTGGCGCCCGACCTGCACCGTCGAGACCGCGCGACGCCGCGCGGCGCTGCTCGCGCAGGCGCGCGCGCATTTCGCGGCGCGCGGCGTGCTCGAGGTGGAGACGCCGATGCTCTCCCCGGCGGCCGTCACGGATCCGCACATCGAGAGCGTGGAGGCGCGCCTCGAGCTCGATCGCGCACGTCCCCGCTGGCTGCGCACGTCTCCGGAGTTCGCGATGAAACGGCTGCTGGCGGCGGGGTTTCCGGACATCTTCGAGATCGGCCGCGTGTTCCGCGACGGCGAGCGCGGCGCGCGCCACCAGCCGGAGTTCACCCTCGTCGAGTGGTATCGGCACGGCTTCGGCCTCGCGGAGATCGTCGCCGACACGGTCGCCTTCGTGAGCGCGCTCGTCCCGCGGCGGCTCCTCGCGCGGGAAGCGGAAGCGCTCGACTATCGCGAGGCGTTCCGCAGGCACGCGGGACTCGATCCGTTCGCGGCGCCGGTGAGCGCGCTGGCCGAGGCCGCCGGCGCCGACCGGCCCCTGCGTGATGCGCTCGGCGACCATCGCGACGGCTGGCTCGATCTCGTGCTCGCCACGCGGGTCGTGCCGCGGTTCGGCAAGGACCGCCTGACGGTGCTCCAGCACTACCCGGCAACCCAGGCCGCGCTCGCGCGCCTCTGCCCGCAGGATGCAGCGCGCGCCGATCGCTTCGAGGTGTTCTTCGGCGAGCTCGAGCTCGCCAACGGCTTCGTCGAGCTCGCCGACGCCGCGGAGCAGGCAGCGCGCTTCGCAGCGGACCAGGCGCGGCGGCGCGCCGCCGGCTTGCCGCTCCGGCCGGTCGATGCGCGCCTGCTGGCCGCGCTCGCCGCGGGTCTCCCGCCCTGCGCGGGCGTCGCGGTGGGCTTCGACCGGCTGGCGATGATCGGGGAAATGACCGAGGATATCCGCCGCGTGCAGACGTTCGCCTTCGAGGATCCCGCCTGA
- a CDS encoding GAF domain-containing protein has product MTKETAVDFVTLEKQLRSLVADEPDPLANTANFTGLLYDALPDVNWLGVYVLRGAELVLGPFQGKPACVRLPLGKGVCGTAALKRETLRVPDVREFPGHIACDPVSLSELVVPLVAGGKVLGVLDIDAPITDRFDERDQAGIENLCAAFVDDLSGKVADGFI; this is encoded by the coding sequence ATGACCAAGGAAACCGCTGTCGACTTCGTGACGCTCGAGAAACAGCTCCGCTCGCTCGTCGCCGACGAGCCGGACCCGCTCGCGAACACCGCCAACTTCACGGGCCTGCTCTACGACGCCCTGCCGGACGTGAACTGGCTCGGTGTCTACGTGCTGCGCGGCGCGGAGCTCGTGCTCGGCCCGTTCCAGGGCAAGCCGGCCTGCGTGCGCCTGCCGCTCGGGAAAGGCGTCTGCGGCACGGCGGCGCTCAAGCGGGAAACGCTCCGGGTGCCGGACGTGCGCGAGTTCCCGGGACACATCGCCTGCGATCCCGTCTCGCTTTCGGAGCTCGTGGTGCCGCTCGTGGCCGGCGGCAAGGTGCTCGGCGTGCTCGACATCGATGCCCCGATCACCGACCGCTTCGACGAACGCGACCAGGCCGGCATCGAAAACCTGTGCGCGGCGTTCGTCGACGACCTGTCCGGCAAGGTCGCCGACGGGTTCATTTGA